A DNA window from Linepithema humile isolate Giens D197 chromosome 6, Lhum_UNIL_v1.0, whole genome shotgun sequence contains the following coding sequences:
- the LOC105671253 gene encoding putative fatty acyl-CoA reductase CG5065, with amino-acid sequence MATMAGGEYTSVRDFYKDRSIFITGGTGFMGKVLVEKLLRSCPDIKNIYLLMRPKKSQDVQQRLQELLNAPLFEKLRRDSPAELSKIIPVAGDITEPELGISAADQDMLIRSVSVVFHSAATVKFDEALKLSVTINMLGTKRLIQLCHRMRNVEALIHVSTAYCNCDRNDVAEEIYPVSKEPEQVIALTKWMDDKMVEELTPSFIAGRPNTYTFTKALAERMLQRERGALPVAIVRPSIVLSSYREPVAGWLDNCNGPTGIIAAAGKGFFRTMLCHENKVADLVPVDIVINLMICAAWKTATQRTDTISIYNCCTGQQNPITWKQFVELSFKYSRVHPANDTLWYPDGNIHSSVMLNNLCVMLQHTLPAYILDIIARLKGSRPIMVRVQAKLSKASKCLEYFSTKQWNFRDDNVRRLGEQLSPEDRETFMFDVRQIDWPSYLEHYILGIRQFILKESPDTLPAARSHITKLYWLHKAVQFGMLIIILRVLLLRNPAMRGAFFSLLSTVLRICRLIV; translated from the exons ATGGCCACGATGGCTGGTGGTGAGTACACATCCGTGAGGGATTTCTACAAAGACAGATCGATTTTTATAACCGGAGGCACGGGTTTCATGGGTAAAGTGCTCGTTGAGAAGCTGCTGAGATCGTGTCCGGATATCAAGAATATCTACCTCTTGATGAGACCTAAAAAGAGCCAGGATGTGCAACAAAGGTTGCAGGAACTGTTGAACGCGCCG CTGTTCGAGAAGTTGCGGCGAGATTCTCCTGCCGAGCTCTCCAAGATCATACCGGTGGCTGGCGACATCACGGAACCGGAACTGGGCATCTCGGCGGCCGACCAAGATATGTTAATACGATCCGTGTCGGTCGTGTTCCATTCGGCAGCGACGGTAAAATTCGACGAAGCCCTGAAGCTGTCGGTCACCATAAATATGTTGGGCACCAAGAGATTGATTCAATTGTGCCACCGTATGCGCAACGTAGAG GCACTCATCCACGTCTCTACTGCGTACTGCAATTGTGATCGGAACGACGTGGCCGAGGAGATCTATCCAGTAAGCAAGGAACCCGAGCAGGTGATCGCTTTGACAAAATGGATGGACGACAAGATGGTCGAGGAATTAACGCCAAGTTTTATCGCCGGTCGACCAAATACATACACGTTTACCAAAGCATTGGCCGAACGAATGCTCCAGCGAGAGAGAGGCGCTTTACCGGTGGCGATTGTCAGGCCATCAATCGTATTGTCATCGTACAGAGAACCGGTGGCCGGTTGGCTAGATAATTGCAACGGGCCTACCGGAATTATTGCCGCCGCCGGGAAAGGCTTCTTCAG GACTATGTTGTGTCACGAGAATAAGGTGGCGGACTTGGTTCCCGTCGACATAGTTATCAATCTAATGATTTGCGCGGCATGGAAGACCGCCACGCAGCGCACCGACACCATTTCGATTTACAACTGTTGCACCGGCCAGCAGAATCCCATCACCTGGAAGCAGTTCGTCGAGTTGTCATTCAAATACTCTCGGGTACATCCGGCGAACGACACGCTCTGGTATCCGGACGGGAATATACACAGCTCCGTCATGCTGAACAATTTGTGCGTGATGTTGCAGCATACGCTACCCGCGTATATTCTGGACATCATCGCTCGGCTCAAGGGCTCGCGGCCTATAATGGTCCGCGTGCAGGCCAAACTCTCCAAAGCTAGCAAGTGCTTGGAATATTTCAGCACGAAACAGTGGAATTTCAGAGACGACAACGTACGACGACTGGGTGAGCAACTCAGTCCGGAGGATCGGGAAACATTTATGTTCGATGTTAGGCAAATCGACTGGCCGTCATACTTGGAGCATTACATTCTGGGAATACGACAGTTCATCTTGAAGGAGAGTCCGGATACACTGCCAGCTGCTCGTTCACACATTACAAA